One window from the genome of Streptomyces sp. NBC_01476 encodes:
- a CDS encoding alpha/beta hydrolase, with translation MRSLRFTTESSSNGVAERDFTVGEIPGVLWSPASGADHAPLVLMGHGGGTHKKAPAMAGRAHRLVTGCGFHVAVIDAPGHGDRPRSAHDEREIAALYRARSAGEPEGPVVVRYNAHLAELAVPEWRATLDALQEVPEIGADGPVGYFGINMGTAIGVPLVAVEPRITAAVFGQHWPDALAGKAQQITIPIEFDLQWDDEHIPRAAGLALFDAFASKEKTLHANAGRHKELPRFEADSAVRFFARHFGRTVASAV, from the coding sequence GTGCGCTCTCTGCGCTTCACCACCGAGTCGTCGTCGAACGGCGTGGCCGAACGCGACTTCACCGTGGGCGAGATCCCCGGCGTCCTCTGGTCACCGGCCTCCGGTGCCGATCACGCGCCCCTGGTGCTGATGGGCCACGGCGGCGGCACGCACAAGAAGGCACCGGCCATGGCGGGCCGGGCCCACCGCCTCGTGACCGGCTGCGGCTTCCACGTCGCCGTCATCGACGCCCCCGGTCACGGCGACCGGCCCCGCTCGGCGCACGACGAGCGGGAGATCGCCGCGCTGTACCGGGCGAGGTCGGCGGGCGAGCCGGAAGGCCCGGTCGTGGTCCGCTACAACGCGCACCTGGCGGAACTGGCCGTGCCCGAATGGCGGGCGACCCTGGACGCCCTCCAGGAAGTGCCCGAGATCGGCGCCGACGGGCCGGTCGGCTACTTCGGTATCAACATGGGAACCGCGATCGGAGTGCCGCTGGTGGCGGTCGAACCCAGGATCACGGCCGCGGTCTTCGGTCAGCACTGGCCCGATGCCCTGGCCGGGAAGGCGCAGCAGATCACCATCCCGATCGAGTTCGACCTGCAGTGGGACGACGAGCACATCCCGCGCGCGGCCGGTCTCGCGCTCTTCGACGCCTTCGCCTCGAAGGAGAAGACGCTGCACGCCAACGCGGGCAGGCACAAGGAGCTGCCCCGGTTCGAGGCCGACAGCGCGGTCCGGTTCTTCGCCCGGCACTTCGGCCGGACGGTCGCCTCGGCGGTCTGA
- a CDS encoding DinB family protein: MTESDAKADLRLYLQDARDALVWKLEGLPEYDIRRPVTATGTNLLGLVKHLTGAEAAYFGETFGRPVEAPPLWIAGAAEPNTDLWATAGETRERIVGDYRRVCAHADVTIASLPLDAVGRVPWGQRSELSLHRILVHMIAETQRHAGHADIVRELIDGATGQRPGHDNVAPGDPAWWEEYRSRVEQAAKEAEPAP; this comes from the coding sequence ATGACCGAATCGGATGCGAAGGCGGATCTCCGTCTCTACTTGCAAGATGCCCGTGACGCGCTGGTGTGGAAGCTGGAAGGTCTGCCGGAGTACGACATCCGCCGGCCGGTGACCGCGACGGGCACCAACCTGCTGGGGCTGGTCAAGCATCTGACCGGCGCCGAAGCGGCGTATTTCGGCGAGACGTTCGGGCGGCCGGTCGAGGCGCCGCCGCTGTGGATCGCGGGAGCCGCCGAACCGAACACCGACCTGTGGGCGACCGCCGGCGAGACGCGTGAGCGGATCGTCGGCGACTACCGTCGGGTGTGTGCCCACGCGGATGTGACGATCGCGTCGCTTCCCCTCGACGCCGTCGGCCGGGTGCCGTGGGGTCAGCGGTCCGAACTGTCACTCCACCGGATCCTCGTCCACATGATCGCCGAGACCCAGCGGCACGCCGGGCACGCCGACATCGTCCGTGAACTCATCGATGGGGCCACGGGACAGCGGCCCGGCCACGACAATGTGGCGCCCGGCGACCCGGCCTGGTGGGAGGAGTACCGCAGCCGAGTGGAGCAGGCGGCCAAAGAGGCGGAGCCGGCGCCGTGA
- a CDS encoding cell wall protein, with product MSTLGRYVAWTPSGHRPAWLPFTLPLPLPRPAGALWLAWRRHRAAYRTVAVLAVLGALWAVWEHHQLVAGIHDQVRTCRRIPEACPQDPNGISSASHEWGTALLLLRQASSVLRLLPVVVGALVGAPLFAQDMESGTSRLAWTQSVGRREWAAAKLATATAVTAFAAIVFTVPVSWWWYTSWRGHHAGGLNGYAWRTTAFWDGWPFSSYAGPVGVAHLLLALLTGAATGLLLRRTLAAVAVAAAASEGLQLALDLLRPHLLTAHIQRSAGLHFRRAPLDSWYLGGGYVRADGSLTDTYPSCPSRMDSATCLRTNGIVGQYSRSFHIGQLPLMQLIETGICLAAAAALAGFCLWYVPRIAVR from the coding sequence ATGAGCACCCTCGGCCGCTACGTCGCCTGGACCCCGAGCGGGCACCGCCCCGCCTGGCTGCCCTTCACGCTGCCCCTGCCGCTCCCCCGGCCGGCCGGCGCACTCTGGCTGGCCTGGCGCCGGCACCGCGCGGCCTACCGGACGGTCGCCGTCCTCGCTGTCCTCGGCGCGCTGTGGGCGGTGTGGGAGCACCATCAGCTCGTCGCCGGTATCCACGATCAGGTCAGGACCTGCCGCCGGATACCCGAGGCCTGCCCCCAGGACCCCAACGGCATCAGTTCGGCCTCGCACGAGTGGGGCACCGCCCTCCTGCTCCTCCGTCAGGCGTCATCGGTGCTGCGCCTCCTGCCGGTCGTGGTCGGCGCCCTGGTCGGCGCGCCCTTGTTCGCGCAGGACATGGAGAGCGGCACCAGCCGGCTGGCCTGGACCCAGTCGGTGGGCCGCCGCGAGTGGGCGGCGGCCAAACTCGCCACCGCCACGGCCGTGACGGCCTTCGCCGCCATTGTGTTCACCGTGCCGGTCTCCTGGTGGTGGTACACCAGTTGGCGCGGGCACCACGCCGGCGGCCTGAACGGCTACGCGTGGCGCACCACCGCCTTCTGGGACGGCTGGCCGTTCTCCTCGTACGCCGGTCCTGTCGGGGTCGCCCACCTGCTCCTCGCCCTCCTGACGGGGGCGGCCACCGGGCTGCTGCTGCGCCGCACGCTGGCCGCCGTGGCGGTCGCCGCCGCCGCGAGCGAGGGCCTGCAGCTCGCGCTCGACCTGCTGCGCCCGCACCTCCTGACCGCGCACATCCAGCGGAGCGCCGGCCTTCACTTCCGCCGTGCACCGCTGGACAGCTGGTATCTGGGCGGCGGGTACGTCCGGGCGGACGGCAGCCTCACCGACACCTACCCATCGTGCCCCTCCCGGATGGACTCGGCGACCTGTCTTCGGACGAACGGCATCGTGGGCCAGTACAGCCGCAGCTTCCACATCGGCCAACTGCCCCTGATGCAGCTCATCGAGACCGGCATCTGCCTGGCGGCCGCGGCGGCCCTGGCCGGCTTCTGCCTCTGGTACGTCCCCCGGATCGCGGTCCGCTGA
- a CDS encoding GntR family transcriptional regulator: MTFRIERRSGVAAYQQIVQQTKQALRLGQLTPGDKLPSAAEVVAATAINPNTVLKAYRELENEGLVEARQGVGTFVRRSLAQPGAAADSPLRESLGTWMTAARGAGLDREDVAALVSAALDDAFPRGAEARVR; this comes from the coding sequence GTGACCTTCCGTATCGAACGCCGCAGCGGCGTCGCCGCGTACCAGCAGATCGTCCAGCAGACCAAACAGGCGCTCCGGCTGGGCCAGTTGACGCCGGGGGACAAGCTGCCCTCGGCGGCCGAGGTGGTGGCCGCGACGGCGATCAACCCGAACACCGTGCTCAAGGCGTACCGCGAGCTGGAGAACGAGGGCCTGGTCGAGGCCCGGCAGGGCGTCGGGACCTTCGTGCGCAGGTCGCTCGCACAGCCCGGCGCCGCCGCCGACTCCCCCTTGCGCGAGAGCCTGGGCACCTGGATGACCGCGGCCCGCGGCGCCGGGCTCGACCGCGAGGATGTCGCCGCGCTGGTGTCGGCCGCGCTGGACGACGCGTTCCCACGCGGTGCCGAGGCCCGGGTGCGGTAG
- a CDS encoding glycosyltransferase family 39 protein, which produces MAASTRRPVVQAVLLLVLSFAVRAPSFRRPFWSPDEGYLATEAVVLRHGARMYGDAVDRKPPLVPWLYEGCVAIAGPDALWLVRLLAVVALALTAVVTARLAARMIGGWAALPAGVLTVAATTALPAPDAMAATFEIFMLPATALAIHYGVRRRYLAAGLAVAVAALTKQVGFAPLLPLAVQVLTGRHRLRAGAALAAGVTAPLAVCALAVGVRPFVFWVFLSSGSYAGSPPGAAAVFAHASGNLLLLLTAFAPFVVVVVVAAPRSWPALRRRIRGRANGPWPVPGWRQGTAPAGPDAGRTVGLWLLASAAGVTVGYHFYGHYFLQLVPPAVLLALRAVDAAGRGTATGRRGPRWAVHRAGRARVAAVASGCALAVAGGWTAGALHSRPPQMDTSLAVAAAVDAHSTPGQRVFLWGMHPEVYWLAGRRPAGRFLTAGLLSNFSGNGDPHRVGAAYAVPGAWRSLRHAWAATPPCLVVDESAGTLYALADYPVLKGLLTRGYHEIAVVRGVRFYRRDRC; this is translated from the coding sequence GTGGCGGCTTCGACCCGGCGGCCCGTGGTCCAGGCGGTGCTGCTGCTCGTGCTCTCCTTCGCGGTGCGCGCGCCCTCCTTCCGGCGGCCGTTCTGGAGTCCGGACGAGGGCTATCTCGCCACGGAGGCGGTCGTGCTCCGGCACGGCGCGCGGATGTACGGGGACGCGGTGGACCGCAAACCGCCGCTGGTCCCCTGGCTGTACGAGGGGTGCGTGGCGATCGCCGGGCCGGACGCGCTGTGGCTGGTACGCCTGCTCGCGGTGGTGGCGCTCGCGCTGACCGCGGTGGTGACCGCCCGGCTCGCGGCCCGCATGATCGGCGGCTGGGCGGCGCTGCCGGCCGGGGTGCTCACCGTGGCGGCGACGACAGCGCTGCCCGCGCCGGACGCCATGGCGGCGACGTTCGAGATCTTCATGCTCCCGGCCACCGCGCTGGCGATCCACTACGGGGTCCGGCGCCGGTACCTCGCCGCCGGGCTGGCGGTGGCGGTCGCCGCGCTGACCAAGCAGGTCGGCTTCGCACCGTTGCTGCCGCTGGCCGTGCAGGTGCTCACCGGCCGCCACCGGCTGCGCGCGGGCGCGGCCCTGGCGGCGGGCGTGACGGCGCCGCTGGCGGTCTGCGCCCTCGCGGTGGGCGTACGGCCGTTCGTCTTCTGGGTGTTCCTCTCCTCCGGGTCGTACGCGGGTTCACCGCCGGGCGCCGCGGCGGTGTTCGCGCACGCCTCCGGCAACCTGCTCCTCCTCCTCACCGCGTTCGCGCCGTTCGTGGTCGTCGTGGTCGTCGCGGCGCCGCGGTCCTGGCCGGCTCTGCGGCGCCGGATACGCGGGAGGGCGAACGGGCCCTGGCCCGTACCCGGTTGGCGACAGGGCACTGCCCCCGCCGGACCTGACGCCGGCCGTACGGTCGGGCTGTGGCTGCTCGCGTCAGCCGCCGGCGTCACCGTCGGATACCACTTCTACGGCCATTACTTCCTCCAACTCGTCCCGCCCGCCGTGCTGTTGGCACTCCGGGCGGTGGACGCGGCCGGCCGTGGCACGGCCACCGGGCGCCGCGGGCCGCGGTGGGCGGTCCACCGCGCCGGGCGCGCCCGGGTGGCGGCGGTGGCCTCCGGGTGCGCGCTGGCGGTGGCAGGAGGCTGGACGGCGGGCGCCCTGCACAGCCGGCCCCCGCAGATGGACACGTCCCTGGCGGTAGCCGCGGCGGTCGACGCGCACAGCACGCCGGGGCAGCGCGTTTTCCTGTGGGGGATGCACCCGGAGGTCTACTGGCTGGCCGGGCGGCGGCCGGCCGGCCGCTTCCTGACCGCGGGCCTGCTCAGCAACTTCAGCGGCAACGGCGACCCGCACCGTGTCGGCGCGGCTTACGCGGTCCCCGGCGCTTGGCGATCGCTCCGCCACGCGTGGGCGGCCACCCCTCCGTGCCTCGTCGTCGACGAGTCCGCCGGCACCCTCTACGCTCTGGCCGACTACCCGGTCCTCAAGGGCCTGCTGACCCGCGGCTATCACGAGATCGCGGTGGTGCGGGGGGTGCGGTTCTACCGGCGTGACCGCTGCTGA
- a CDS encoding FluC/FEX family fluoride channel, giving the protein MAFDEPPHAGWDAEPTDPDTAVDPWPPAPGRSRLREQGEIIAVIAAGGVIGAAARYGATLIWPTGAGTFPWTTFWINVTGCAAMGILMVLITERFTAHPLTRPFLGTGILGGFTTFSTATLDTKKLLDGHHPGTALLYLAATLAAAMLAIWVTATLTRLIALPRGTGEGSGA; this is encoded by the coding sequence ATGGCCTTCGACGAGCCCCCGCACGCCGGATGGGACGCAGAACCCACCGACCCCGACACCGCGGTCGATCCGTGGCCGCCCGCGCCGGGCCGCAGCCGGCTCCGCGAGCAGGGCGAGATCATCGCCGTCATCGCGGCCGGCGGCGTCATCGGGGCCGCCGCCCGCTACGGCGCCACCCTCATCTGGCCCACCGGGGCGGGCACGTTCCCCTGGACGACGTTCTGGATCAATGTCACCGGCTGCGCGGCCATGGGCATCCTCATGGTCCTCATCACCGAACGCTTCACCGCCCACCCGCTGACCCGCCCGTTCCTCGGCACCGGCATCCTCGGCGGCTTCACCACCTTCTCCACCGCCACCCTCGACACCAAGAAGCTCCTCGACGGCCACCACCCCGGCACCGCCCTGCTCTATCTCGCGGCCACCCTCGCCGCGGCCATGCTGGCGATCTGGGTCACCGCGACCCTCACCCGGCTGATCGCCCTGCCGCGCGGCACCGGCGAAGGGAGCGGCGCGTGA
- a CDS encoding fluoride efflux transporter FluC — MNWLMVLTGAVVGAPLRYLTDRAVQARHDTVFPWGTFTVNIAACAGLGFLTGAATATTVPQALQHLIGPGLCATLSTYSTFSFESLRLAETGSRYFAFANAGVSIVAGLGTAYVGAGLAQAVFG; from the coding sequence GTGAACTGGCTGATGGTTCTGACCGGCGCCGTCGTCGGTGCCCCCTTGCGCTATCTCACCGACAGGGCCGTCCAGGCCCGCCACGACACCGTCTTCCCCTGGGGCACGTTCACCGTCAACATCGCCGCCTGCGCCGGCCTCGGCTTTCTCACCGGCGCCGCCACCGCGACCACGGTGCCCCAGGCGCTGCAGCATCTGATCGGGCCCGGCCTGTGCGCGACCCTGAGCACGTACTCGACGTTCTCCTTCGAGAGCCTGCGCCTGGCCGAGACCGGCTCGCGCTACTTCGCTTTCGCCAATGCCGGCGTCAGCATCGTCGCCGGTCTGGGCACCGCCTACGTCGGCGCCGGACTCGCCCAGGCGGTCTTCGGCTGA
- the ku gene encoding non-homologous end joining protein Ku, with translation MPPIWSGTLTFGLVSIPIRMEPATHSHKVAFRQIHREDHGRVKYRKVCEEDGARLQPEDIGRAYEAPDGTLVPIADEELDDLPLPTAKTIEISGFLEMADVPAEMFDQPYFLAPAAPGADKPYVLMREALARAGKAAVGKYALRGSGEALGLIHPQGDVLVVHRLRWPDELRPAGDAVPTGQVDLSDEELQAALDYIGAVGDVDMQEMHDEYAEAVRALVLAKAEDKAPPKPARPEGEGAEEVTDLMAALQAATDKARADRGEEAAVHRMADRKPAKKTAKKTSAKKTAGKKTAAKKTTRKRAG, from the coding sequence GTGCCGCCGATCTGGAGTGGAACCCTGACGTTCGGGCTGGTCAGCATCCCCATCCGGATGGAGCCGGCCACCCACTCCCACAAGGTGGCGTTCCGGCAGATCCACCGTGAGGACCACGGCCGGGTGAAGTACCGCAAGGTCTGCGAGGAGGACGGCGCCCGGCTGCAGCCGGAGGACATCGGCCGTGCGTACGAGGCCCCGGACGGGACGCTCGTTCCGATCGCGGACGAGGAACTGGACGACCTGCCGCTGCCGACGGCCAAGACGATCGAGATCAGCGGGTTCCTGGAGATGGCCGACGTACCGGCGGAGATGTTCGACCAGCCGTACTTCCTGGCCCCCGCCGCGCCGGGCGCCGACAAGCCGTACGTCCTGATGCGGGAGGCCCTGGCCCGGGCCGGGAAGGCCGCCGTGGGCAAGTACGCGCTGCGGGGGTCAGGTGAGGCTCTCGGCCTCATCCATCCGCAGGGCGATGTCCTCGTGGTGCACCGGCTGCGGTGGCCCGACGAACTCCGGCCGGCCGGTGACGCCGTGCCCACCGGCCAGGTCGACCTGTCCGACGAGGAGTTGCAGGCCGCGCTCGACTACATCGGGGCTGTCGGCGACGTCGACATGCAGGAGATGCACGACGAATACGCCGAAGCCGTCCGGGCTCTCGTTCTGGCCAAGGCTGAGGACAAGGCTCCGCCGAAGCCGGCCCGGCCGGAAGGCGAGGGCGCGGAGGAGGTCACCGATCTGATGGCCGCGCTGCAGGCGGCGACGGACAAGGCCAGGGCCGACCGGGGCGAAGAAGCGGCCGTGCACCGCATGGCTGACCGCAAACCCGCCAAGAAGACGGCGAAGAAGACCTCCGCCAAGAAAACGGCCGGCAAGAAGACCGCGGCGAAGAAGACCACGAGAAAACGGGCCGGCTGA